One window of Microcoleus vaginatus PCC 9802 genomic DNA carries:
- a CDS encoding glutathione S-transferase, giving the protein MSATYPILYSFRRCPYAMRARLALMVSNRVCELREVVLRDKPPEMLEVSVKGTVPILIDVDGRVLDQSIDIMLWALRQHDPEKWLMPQQGSVTEMLELIALFDEGFKYHLDRYKYPDRYPGVDAQVHRYEGSLYLGRLNAQLSATKYLFGNNVALADMAIAPFVRQFAHTDQAWFNEQPWPPLQAWLAGFTESEIYTSVMQKYPKWESGNPGVIFPAS; this is encoded by the coding sequence ATGTCAGCAACATACCCGATTTTGTATTCCTTCCGCCGCTGTCCCTATGCTATGCGCGCGCGCTTGGCCTTGATGGTTAGCAATCGGGTGTGTGAGTTGCGGGAAGTTGTTTTGCGAGACAAACCACCAGAGATGTTGGAGGTATCTGTCAAAGGTACAGTACCAATATTGATTGATGTTGATGGGCGCGTACTGGATCAAAGTATCGATATCATGTTGTGGGCATTGAGACAACACGATCCTGAAAAATGGTTGATGCCACAGCAAGGTTCTGTTACAGAAATGCTGGAACTTATCGCTCTATTTGATGAGGGGTTTAAATATCATCTTGACCGTTATAAGTACCCGGATCGTTATCCAGGTGTTGATGCCCAAGTACATCGGTATGAAGGTTCTTTATATCTGGGCCGACTAAATGCACAGTTAAGCGCGACTAAATATTTGTTTGGTAACAATGTAGCATTGGCTGATATGGCGATCGCACCTTTTGTTCGTCAATTCGCTCATACCGACCAAGCTTGGTTTAACGAACAGCCTTGGCCTCCGCTACAAGCTTGGTTAGCAGGGTTTACAGAGTCGGAAATTTATACCAGTGTTATGCAGAAATATCCGAAATGGGAATCCGGTAATCCAGGCGTTATTTTTCCTGCCTCGTAA
- a CDS encoding rhodanese-related sulfurtransferase encodes MASFLTAALYKFVELPDFAELKAPLLDCCNNNNVKGTILLAQEGINGTIAGPSEGVHAVLAFLRSDPRFADLVHKESFSEKAPFYRLKIRLKREIVTMGVPDINPRLMAGKYVKPEEWNKLLDDPDVVVVDVRNDFEVSLGTFEGAINPKTKSFSELPEWVLRETALRNKPKVAMFCTGGIRCEKSTAFLRTQGFEEVYHLEGGILKYLETVPEAESRWEGECFVFDERVSVGQGLKPGNYELCRGCRHPISQEDKASELFVLGVSCPHCHDSKTETKKQALSERQRQIELAKRRNQVHIGARYDAKEKVDGAID; translated from the coding sequence ATGGCTTCTTTCTTAACCGCTGCTTTATATAAGTTCGTTGAACTACCCGATTTTGCTGAGCTGAAAGCACCGCTACTCGATTGTTGCAACAACAACAACGTCAAAGGCACTATCTTGCTGGCCCAAGAAGGCATCAATGGCACTATTGCCGGCCCGTCCGAGGGCGTACACGCAGTGCTGGCATTCTTGCGTAGTGACCCGCGTTTTGCGGATCTCGTGCACAAGGAATCTTTCTCGGAAAAAGCACCTTTTTACCGCCTGAAAATACGCTTGAAGCGCGAAATAGTCACGATGGGAGTACCGGACATTAATCCCCGCCTCATGGCTGGCAAATATGTTAAGCCGGAGGAGTGGAATAAGCTACTTGACGATCCCGATGTTGTCGTGGTTGATGTGCGTAACGACTTCGAGGTATCTCTGGGTACTTTTGAAGGTGCTATTAATCCAAAAACAAAAAGCTTTTCCGAATTACCTGAATGGGTGCTGCGGGAAACTGCTTTACGCAATAAACCCAAGGTGGCAATGTTTTGCACGGGTGGTATTCGCTGCGAGAAATCTACTGCTTTTTTGCGTACTCAAGGTTTTGAGGAAGTCTATCATCTCGAAGGCGGAATTTTAAAATATTTGGAAACGGTGCCGGAAGCAGAAAGTCGTTGGGAAGGTGAATGTTTTGTCTTTGATGAACGGGTTTCTGTTGGTCAGGGGTTAAAGCCGGGAAACTATGAACTTTGTCGCGGTTGTCGTCACCCGATTAGTCAGGAAGATAAGGCTTCTGAATTATTTGTACTGGGTGTGAGTTGTCCTCATTGTCATGACTCCAAAACTGAAACCAAAAAACAAGCCTTATCTGAACGTCAACGTCAGATTGAGCTTGCTAAGCGTCGCAACCAAGTACATATAGGCGCGCGCTACGATGCGAAGGAAAAAGTAGATGGGGCGATCGACTAA